From Actinopolymorpha cephalotaxi, one genomic window encodes:
- a CDS encoding MCE family protein — MSRSFPRRARIRSKMSDRTTAAAAAKLAVFVTVTTLATALLAVTIANVGLGATREYHAVFTDVTGVEKGDDVRIAGVRVGEVRAIDVLPGRGGDGALARLTFTVAADQVLARSVLATLRFRNLVGQRYVALTEGAGGAAPLPAGGTIPVAQTRPALDLTVLFDGFKPLFAALSPQDVNQLAYEIIQVLQGEGGTVESLLAHTASLTSTLADRDKVIGDLIDHLDTVLATVAKRDQKLSDLVVQLQRFVSGLAEDRKAIGDSLGSIVALNRQTAGLLRDARPDLRTDVTQLGRVAGTLDDNSALVQRTLRRMPGKLDQLTRTATYGSWFNFYLCDFDGRIVLPSGQALPRAGLHVTDARCQR; from the coding sequence ATGAGCCGATCGTTCCCGCGCCGCGCGCGGATCCGCTCGAAGATGTCCGACCGGACGACGGCGGCCGCGGCGGCCAAGCTCGCCGTGTTCGTCACCGTGACCACGCTGGCCACCGCACTGCTGGCGGTCACCATCGCCAACGTCGGGCTCGGCGCCACCCGGGAGTACCACGCGGTGTTCACCGACGTGACCGGCGTGGAGAAGGGCGACGACGTACGCATCGCCGGCGTCCGGGTCGGCGAGGTGCGCGCGATCGACGTGCTGCCCGGGCGCGGCGGCGACGGCGCGCTGGCCCGGCTGACGTTCACCGTCGCCGCGGACCAGGTGCTCGCCCGCAGCGTCCTGGCGACCCTGCGGTTCCGCAACCTGGTCGGGCAGCGCTACGTCGCGTTGACGGAGGGAGCGGGCGGCGCCGCACCGCTGCCGGCGGGCGGCACCATCCCGGTCGCCCAGACCCGCCCTGCACTGGACCTGACCGTGCTCTTCGACGGCTTCAAGCCGCTGTTCGCCGCACTCTCGCCGCAGGACGTCAACCAGCTGGCGTACGAGATCATCCAGGTGCTGCAGGGCGAGGGCGGAACGGTGGAGAGCCTGCTCGCGCACACCGCGTCCCTCACCAGCACCCTCGCCGACCGGGACAAGGTGATCGGCGACCTGATCGACCACCTCGACACCGTGCTGGCCACCGTTGCGAAGCGCGACCAGAAGCTGTCCGACCTGGTGGTGCAGCTGCAGCGGTTCGTGTCCGGGCTGGCCGAGGACCGCAAGGCCATCGGCGACTCGCTGGGCTCGATCGTCGCGCTCAACCGGCAGACCGCGGGACTCCTGCGCGACGCCCGACCGGACCTGCGTACCGACGTCACCCAGCTCGGCCGGGTGGCGGGCACCCTGGACGACAACTCCGCCCTCGTGCAGCGCACCCTGCGGCGGATGCCCGGCAAGCTCGACCAGCTGACGAGGACCGCGACGTACGGCTCGTGGTTCAACTTCTACCTGTGCGACTTCGACGGCCGGATCGTGCTGCCGTCGGGTCAGGCGCTTCCGCGGGCTGGCCTGCACGTCACCGACGCGAGGTGTCAGCGATGA
- a CDS encoding MCE family protein gives MAGRTRLARVAGRLRRSERLGPRALGIVFLALLVGFGGLTYAFFTQAFTDTAEVTLETDHVGLELNRQADVKVRGLIVGEVRHVASDGRRARVDLALAPDSLAAIPANVTARIVPKTLFGEKYVELVLPPTPATRRLAAGDVIGPDRSSVAIELAAVLEDVYPLLRTLRPAQLNATLAALATALEGRGDRIGGNLTRLNDYLGKLDPHLPQLTHDVSALADVADVYADATPDLVRLLRNATKTGNTVVVKQRVLEDFLTDLAGTSASTRRFLADNEAGLIRVGEVSRPTLDLLATYSPEYSCLLEGLANWVPRIDDAFGGGEHYPGSAPSLHITLELVDQHRGYGPRDRPAYDDDRGPGCRSLPDPPYSQAHPAPGSGVREGVEGPGSSSGATGPGAAPVFDLSSGYAGTAREQRVVNALVAPVLRTPPEDVPDVTTLLYGPLLRGTQVSVG, from the coding sequence ATGGCCGGTCGGACGCGGTTGGCGCGAGTGGCCGGGCGGCTGCGTCGCTCGGAACGGCTCGGTCCGCGGGCGCTGGGGATCGTCTTCCTCGCCCTGCTGGTGGGGTTCGGCGGCCTGACGTACGCGTTCTTCACCCAGGCGTTCACCGACACCGCCGAGGTGACCCTGGAGACCGACCACGTGGGGCTGGAGCTGAACCGGCAGGCCGACGTGAAGGTCCGCGGCCTGATCGTGGGGGAGGTACGCCACGTCGCCTCCGACGGCCGGCGGGCCCGGGTCGACCTCGCGCTGGCGCCGGACAGCCTGGCCGCGATCCCCGCCAACGTGACCGCCCGGATCGTGCCGAAGACGCTGTTCGGGGAGAAGTACGTCGAACTCGTCCTGCCGCCCACGCCGGCGACGCGCAGGCTCGCGGCCGGCGACGTGATCGGGCCGGACCGGTCGAGCGTGGCGATCGAGCTCGCCGCCGTACTCGAGGACGTCTACCCGCTGCTGCGTACCCTCCGCCCGGCCCAGCTGAACGCGACGCTGGCGGCGCTCGCCACCGCGCTGGAGGGGCGCGGGGACCGGATCGGCGGCAACCTCACCCGGCTGAACGACTACCTCGGCAAGCTCGACCCGCACCTGCCGCAGCTCACCCACGACGTGTCCGCCCTCGCCGACGTCGCGGACGTCTACGCCGACGCCACCCCCGACCTGGTGCGGCTGCTGCGCAACGCCACCAAGACCGGGAACACCGTCGTGGTCAAGCAGCGGGTGCTGGAGGACTTCCTCACCGACCTCGCCGGCACCAGCGCGTCCACCCGGCGGTTCCTGGCCGACAACGAGGCCGGCCTGATCCGGGTCGGCGAGGTGAGCCGGCCCACACTGGACCTGCTGGCGACGTACTCCCCGGAGTACTCCTGCCTGCTGGAGGGCCTGGCGAACTGGGTGCCCCGCATCGACGACGCGTTCGGCGGCGGCGAGCACTATCCGGGCAGCGCGCCGTCGCTGCACATCACGCTGGAGCTCGTCGACCAGCACCGCGGGTACGGGCCGCGGGACCGGCCGGCCTACGACGACGACCGCGGGCCGGGCTGCCGTTCGCTGCCGGACCCGCCGTACTCCCAGGCCCATCCGGCGCCGGGCAGTGGCGTACGGGAGGGAGTCGAGGGGCCGGGTTCCAGCTCCGGCGCGACCGGCCCCGGCGCCGCTCCGGTGTTCGACCTGTCCAGCGGGTACGCCGGAACCGCGCGCGAACAACGGGTGGTGAACGCCCTGGTGGCACCGGTGCTGCGTACCCCGCCGGAGGACGTGCCCGACGTGACCACGCTGTTGTACGGCCCGCTGCTCCGCGGGACGCAGGTGAGTGTCGGATGA
- a CDS encoding MlaE family ABC transporter permease — translation MGTPLRGLDTLGDQLAFYLRAAGWIPATCRRYRREVLRLLAEVSFGTGALAVVGGTVGVIAFLAFFTGTEVGLQGYASLDQLGTSAYAGFVSAYFNTREIAPLIAGIALAATVGCGFTAQLGAMRVSEEVDALEVMAVPSLPFLVSTRMVAGLLAVVPLYVVGLFSSYAATRLVVTAGYGQSAGTYDHYFRLFLPPHDVLWSFGKVLIFAVVIIAIHCYHGYHATGGPAGVGVAVGRAVRTSIVVINVVDLALSMAIWGASTSVRLAG, via the coding sequence GTGGGAACCCCGTTGCGCGGCCTGGACACCCTGGGCGACCAGCTCGCCTTCTACCTGCGCGCGGCCGGATGGATTCCCGCGACCTGCCGCCGGTACCGCCGCGAGGTGTTGCGGTTGCTGGCCGAGGTGAGCTTCGGCACCGGGGCGCTGGCCGTCGTCGGCGGCACGGTCGGGGTGATCGCGTTCCTGGCGTTCTTCACCGGCACCGAGGTCGGCCTGCAGGGGTACGCCTCACTCGACCAGCTGGGCACCTCCGCCTACGCGGGCTTCGTCTCGGCGTACTTCAACACCCGCGAGATCGCCCCCCTGATCGCCGGCATCGCCCTGGCGGCGACGGTCGGCTGCGGCTTCACCGCCCAGCTCGGCGCGATGCGGGTCAGCGAGGAGGTCGACGCCCTGGAGGTGATGGCCGTCCCGTCGCTGCCGTTCCTCGTCAGCACCCGGATGGTCGCCGGGCTGCTCGCGGTCGTTCCGTTGTACGTCGTCGGGTTGTTCTCGTCGTACGCGGCGACCCGGCTCGTCGTCACGGCGGGCTACGGGCAGAGTGCCGGGACCTACGACCACTACTTCCGGCTCTTCCTGCCGCCGCACGACGTGCTCTGGTCGTTCGGCAAGGTGCTGATCTTCGCGGTGGTGATCATCGCGATCCACTGCTACCACGGCTACCACGCCACCGGCGGTCCGGCGGGAGTCGGCGTGGCGGTCGGCCGGGCGGTGCGTACGTCGATCGTGGTCATCAACGTCGTCGACCTGGCGCTGTCGATGGCGATCTGGGGCGCGAGCACGTCCGTACGGCTGGCGGGGTAG
- a CDS encoding MlaE family ABC transporter permease: protein MSRQLTAPLQASGRLFAFGLDVVRGLPRRPFQWQEFVRQAWFLAGVTIVPTALVAIPFGAVIALQVGGLIRQFGAQSFAGAAMVLAVVREAAPIATALLIAGAGGSAICADLGSRTIREEIDAMRVLGIDPLHRLVVPRVLAAMFVAVFLNGLVSVVGVIGGYVFNVVLQGGTPGSYLASFTALAQLPDLWAGEVKALVFGLVAAVVASYKGLNAGGGPKGVGDAVNQTVVITFMLLFFANFVMQAVYFQVVPPKGG from the coding sequence ATGAGCCGGCAGCTGACGGCACCGCTGCAGGCGAGCGGCCGGCTGTTCGCGTTCGGGCTGGACGTCGTACGCGGGCTGCCGCGGCGGCCGTTCCAGTGGCAGGAGTTCGTCCGCCAGGCGTGGTTCCTGGCCGGGGTCACGATCGTGCCGACGGCACTGGTGGCGATCCCGTTCGGCGCCGTCATCGCCTTGCAGGTGGGCGGCCTGATCAGGCAGTTCGGCGCCCAGTCGTTCGCGGGCGCGGCGATGGTGCTCGCGGTGGTGCGGGAGGCTGCGCCGATCGCGACCGCGCTGCTGATCGCCGGGGCGGGCGGGTCGGCGATCTGCGCCGACCTCGGCTCGCGCACGATCCGGGAGGAGATCGACGCGATGCGGGTGCTCGGCATCGACCCGCTGCACCGGCTGGTCGTACCCCGGGTGCTCGCCGCGATGTTCGTCGCCGTCTTCCTCAACGGCCTGGTGAGCGTGGTCGGCGTGATCGGCGGCTACGTGTTCAACGTCGTCCTGCAGGGCGGCACGCCGGGTTCCTACCTCGCGTCGTTCACCGCCCTGGCGCAGCTGCCGGACCTGTGGGCCGGTGAGGTCAAGGCGCTGGTGTTCGGTCTGGTCGCCGCGGTGGTCGCGTCGTACAAGGGCCTGAACGCCGGCGGCGGGCCCAAGGGTGTCGGCGACGCGGTCAACCAGACCGTGGTGATCACGTTCATGCTGTTGTTCTTCGCGAACTTCGTGATGCAGGCGGTCTACTTCCAGGTCGTCCCACCGAAGGGCGGCTGA
- a CDS encoding ABC transporter ATP-binding protein produces the protein MGVEIRVDGLTKSFGGQPVWRDVSLTLPSGEISVLLGPSGTGKSVFLKCLVGLLKPDRGHIHIEGHDIATCRERELYRVRRLFGVLFQDGALFGSMNLYDNVAFPLREHTRKSENEIRSIVLSKIEMVGLLGAERKLPGEISGGMRKRAGLARALVLDPEIILFDEPDSGLDPVRTAYLNQLIVDLNQQTGATFLIVTHDINTARTVPDNIGLLYHRHLAMFGPREMCLCSQEPVVRQFLNAQRVGPIGMSEEKDADELAAEAAAGAELAALPPIPLQLGPSDGAPRPSQRPPGQWCAANDVTPPPGSFEGCDPGAPAVTAPPVPATSDGEPAAPAEAAAGAAGGDGP, from the coding sequence GTGGGCGTCGAGATCCGTGTGGACGGGCTCACCAAGTCCTTCGGTGGGCAGCCGGTCTGGCGCGACGTCAGCCTGACGCTTCCGTCCGGTGAGATCAGCGTCCTGCTCGGGCCCTCCGGCACCGGGAAGTCGGTCTTCCTGAAGTGCCTGGTCGGGCTGCTCAAACCGGACCGGGGCCACATCCACATCGAGGGCCACGACATCGCCACCTGCCGGGAGCGGGAGCTGTACCGCGTCCGCCGGCTGTTCGGCGTCCTCTTCCAGGACGGCGCGTTGTTCGGCTCGATGAACCTCTACGACAACGTGGCGTTCCCGCTGCGCGAACACACCCGCAAGTCCGAGAACGAGATCCGTTCCATCGTGTTGTCGAAGATCGAGATGGTCGGGTTGCTCGGCGCCGAGCGCAAGCTGCCCGGCGAGATCTCCGGCGGGATGCGCAAGCGGGCCGGGCTGGCCAGGGCGCTCGTCCTGGATCCGGAGATCATCCTGTTCGACGAGCCCGACTCGGGCCTGGACCCGGTGCGGACGGCGTACCTCAACCAGCTGATCGTCGACCTCAACCAGCAGACCGGCGCGACGTTCCTCATCGTCACCCACGACATCAACACCGCCCGCACGGTGCCCGACAACATCGGGTTGCTCTACCACCGGCACCTCGCGATGTTCGGTCCGCGGGAGATGTGCCTGTGCTCGCAGGAGCCGGTCGTACGCCAGTTCCTCAACGCGCAGCGGGTGGGCCCGATCGGCATGTCGGAGGAGAAGGACGCCGACGAGCTCGCCGCCGAGGCCGCGGCCGGCGCCGAGCTGGCCGCGCTGCCGCCGATCCCGCTCCAGCTCGGGCCGTCCGACGGTGCACCGAGGCCCAGTCAGCGTCCGCCCGGCCAGTGGTGTGCCGCCAACGACGTGACCCCGCCGCCCGGGTCGTTCGAGGGGTGCGACCCGGGCGCGCCGGCGGTCACGGCGCCACCCGTACCGGCCACGTCGGATGGTGAGCCGGCGGCGCCGGCTGAGGCCGCCGCCGGGGCCGCCGGGGGAGACGGGCCATGA
- the rplL gene encoding 50S ribosomal protein L7/L12, whose amino-acid sequence MAKLSNDELLDAFKEMTLLELSEFVKQFEDTFGVTAAAPVAVAAGPAGGGAAAEAEEEKDEFDVILEAAGDKKIQVIKEVRTLTSLGLKEAKDLVEGAPKPVLEKANKETAEKAKESLEAVGAKVTLK is encoded by the coding sequence ATGGCTAAGCTCAGCAACGACGAGCTGCTCGACGCGTTCAAGGAGATGACGCTTCTCGAGCTCAGCGAGTTCGTGAAGCAGTTCGAGGACACCTTCGGCGTGACCGCGGCCGCTCCGGTCGCCGTCGCGGCGGGCCCGGCGGGCGGCGGCGCCGCTGCCGAGGCCGAGGAGGAGAAGGACGAGTTCGACGTCATCCTCGAGGCTGCGGGCGACAAGAAGATCCAGGTCATCAAGGAGGTGCGCACGCTCACCAGCCTCGGCCTGAAGGAGGCCAAGGACCTGGTCGAGGGCGCGCCGAAGCCCGTCCTGGAGAAGGCCAACAAGGAGACCGCGGAGAAGGCCAAGGAGTCCCTCGAGGCCGTTGGCGCCAAGGTCACCCTGAAGTAA
- the rplJ gene encoding 50S ribosomal protein L10, translating into MAKPDKATAVAELTDQFRDSAGAVLTEYRGLTVKQLQELRRSIGDNASYAVVKNTLTRIAAKEAGVEIADELLVGPSAIAFISGDPVEVAKGLRDFAKANPNLVIKGGVLEGKSLAVDEITRLADLESREVLLAKLAGAMLASLSGAASLFQAPLSQAARLAEALRQKVEEEGSAAGADTAPEADAEAAPEASSDASDAGESSES; encoded by the coding sequence ATGGCGAAGCCGGACAAGGCAACCGCCGTCGCAGAGCTCACGGACCAGTTCCGTGACTCCGCCGGCGCGGTCCTTACCGAGTATCGCGGACTCACCGTGAAGCAGCTGCAGGAACTGCGGCGCTCCATCGGTGACAACGCCAGTTACGCCGTGGTGAAGAACACGCTGACCAGGATCGCGGCGAAGGAGGCGGGAGTCGAGATCGCCGACGAGCTTCTCGTCGGTCCCTCGGCCATCGCGTTCATCAGCGGCGACCCGGTCGAGGTCGCCAAGGGTCTGCGTGACTTCGCCAAGGCCAACCCCAATCTCGTCATCAAGGGCGGTGTGCTCGAGGGCAAGTCCCTCGCCGTCGACGAGATCACCAGGCTCGCTGACCTCGAGTCCCGCGAGGTCCTGCTCGCGAAGCTCGCGGGCGCGATGCTGGCGTCGCTTTCGGGCGCCGCCTCGCTGTTCCAGGCCCCGCTGTCGCAGGCCGCCCGGCTCGCCGAGGCGCTGCGTCAGAAGGTCGAGGAGGAGGGTTCGGCCGCAGGTGCCGACACCGCCCCCGAGGCCGACGCCGAGGCCGCACCGGAAGCCAGCTCCGACGCGTCGGACGCCGGCGAGTCCAGCGAGTCCTGA
- the rplA gene encoding 50S ribosomal protein L1, which yields MKRSKSYRAAAEKVDQAALHDPREAVALAKQNAGKKFDETVDVAMRLGVDPRKADQMVRGTVNLPHGTGKTARVLVFATGQKAEDAIAAGADHVGSDDLIERIQGGWLDFDAVVATPDLMGKVGRLGRVLGPRGLMPNPKTGTVTPDVTKAVTDIKGGKIEFRVDRHSNLHFIIGKASFTEDQLAENYGAALDEVLRLKPSASKGRYIRKVTMSTTMGPGVPIDPAKTVSTAEAQA from the coding sequence ATGAAGCGCAGCAAGTCCTACCGCGCCGCGGCCGAGAAGGTCGACCAGGCCGCCCTGCACGACCCCCGCGAGGCGGTGGCGCTGGCCAAGCAGAACGCCGGCAAGAAGTTCGACGAGACCGTGGACGTCGCGATGCGTCTCGGTGTCGACCCCCGCAAGGCCGACCAGATGGTGCGCGGCACCGTCAACCTTCCGCACGGCACCGGCAAGACCGCTCGGGTCCTGGTCTTCGCCACCGGACAGAAGGCTGAGGACGCCATCGCCGCCGGCGCCGACCACGTGGGCTCCGACGACCTGATCGAGCGGATCCAGGGCGGCTGGCTCGACTTCGACGCCGTTGTCGCCACGCCGGACCTGATGGGCAAGGTCGGCCGGCTCGGCCGGGTGCTCGGCCCCCGCGGTCTGATGCCGAACCCGAAGACCGGCACCGTCACCCCGGACGTCACCAAGGCCGTGACCGACATCAAGGGCGGAAAGATCGAGTTCCGCGTGGACCGGCACTCCAACCTGCACTTCATCATCGGCAAGGCGTCCTTCACCGAGGACCAGCTGGCGGAGAACTACGGCGCCGCCCTCGACGAGGTGCTGCGGCTCAAGCCGTCGGCCTCGAAGGGCCGCTACATCCGCAAGGTCACGATGTCGACGACGATGGGCCCGGGTGTTCCGATCGACCCGGCCAAGACCGTCTCGACCGCTGAGGCCCAGGCCTGA
- the rplK gene encoding 50S ribosomal protein L11: protein MPPKKKIASVLKLQLQAGAATPAPPVGTVLGPTGINIMEFTKAYNAATESQRGNVIPAEITIYEDRSFSFVTRTPPAVELIKKAISLDKGSPTPHTAKVGTISRSQVREIAEMKMPDLNANDIDAAMKVVEGTARSMGVTVSE, encoded by the coding sequence ATGCCTCCGAAGAAGAAGATCGCCTCCGTACTCAAGCTCCAGCTGCAGGCTGGCGCCGCCACCCCCGCCCCGCCGGTGGGTACGGTGCTCGGCCCGACCGGCATCAACATCATGGAGTTCACGAAGGCCTACAACGCCGCGACCGAGTCCCAGCGGGGCAACGTCATCCCCGCCGAGATCACGATCTACGAGGACCGGTCGTTCAGCTTCGTCACCCGGACCCCTCCGGCCGTGGAGCTGATCAAGAAGGCCATCAGCCTCGACAAGGGCTCGCCGACCCCGCACACCGCGAAGGTCGGCACCATCTCGCGCTCCCAGGTGCGCGAGATCGCCGAGATGAAGATGCCCGACCTGAACGCCAACGACATCGACGCCGCCATGAAGGTCGTCGAGGGTACGGCGCGGTCGATGGGCGTCACGGTCTCCGAGTAG
- the nusG gene encoding transcription termination/antitermination protein NusG — protein sequence MSDLDDEIRDLQRADSEQAAADADTPAGEPADEASADSEQTSPETSPEISSEAGADESDAAEAGAGEATEDLTADDSGDTAAEPTEDAEPTAEDALAEFQAALRSKPGDWFVIHTYSGMENRVKTNLENRIQSLNMEDYIYEVVVPQEERAEIKNGQRRMVRRTVLPGYVLVRMDLTDESWAAVRHTPSVTGFVGHAHQPVPLGLDEVEKMLAPEVEETKGEPDKKKKAEVVDFAVGDSVMVVDGPFATLHATITELNPDAQRVKALVEIFGRETPVELSFTQIQKV from the coding sequence GTGTCCGACCTCGACGACGAGATCCGCGACCTGCAGCGCGCGGATTCGGAGCAGGCAGCTGCCGACGCCGACACCCCGGCCGGCGAGCCTGCCGACGAGGCCTCGGCCGACTCCGAGCAGACCAGCCCCGAGACGAGCCCGGAGATCAGCTCCGAGGCCGGTGCCGACGAGAGCGACGCGGCCGAGGCCGGCGCCGGCGAGGCGACCGAGGACCTGACCGCCGACGACTCTGGCGACACCGCGGCCGAGCCCACCGAGGACGCCGAGCCCACCGCGGAGGACGCACTCGCGGAGTTCCAGGCGGCCCTGCGGTCCAAGCCCGGCGACTGGTTCGTGATCCACACCTATTCGGGCATGGAGAACCGCGTCAAGACCAACCTCGAGAACCGCATCCAGTCCCTCAACATGGAGGACTACATCTACGAGGTGGTCGTTCCCCAGGAGGAGCGCGCGGAGATCAAGAACGGCCAGCGGCGGATGGTGCGGCGCACCGTCCTCCCCGGCTACGTCCTGGTCCGGATGGACCTCACCGACGAGTCGTGGGCGGCCGTCCGGCACACTCCTTCGGTGACCGGCTTCGTCGGCCACGCCCACCAGCCGGTGCCGCTCGGCCTCGACGAGGTTGAGAAGATGCTGGCTCCGGAGGTCGAGGAGACCAAGGGGGAGCCGGACAAGAAGAAGAAGGCCGAGGTCGTCGACTTCGCGGTGGGCGACTCGGTCATGGTGGTCGATGGGCCGTTCGCGACCCTGCACGCGACGATCACCGAGCTCAACCCCGACGCACAGAGGGTCAAGGCCCTCGTCGAGATCTTCGGCCGGGAGACTCCGGTGGAGCTGTCGTTCACGCAGATCCAGAAGGTCTGA
- the secE gene encoding preprotein translocase subunit SecE, which yields MTETRGSTATPERARPDKKGESGGSPVARVSLFYRQVVAELRKVIWPTRDQLTTYWSVVLVFVLVVIAIVSLLDLGIGQLMFKIFG from the coding sequence GTGACGGAGACCCGCGGATCCACCGCGACCCCGGAGCGTGCTCGCCCGGACAAGAAGGGCGAAAGCGGCGGTAGTCCCGTCGCACGCGTCAGCCTGTTCTACCGCCAGGTGGTTGCGGAGCTTCGCAAGGTCATCTGGCCCACGCGTGACCAGCTGACGACCTACTGGTCGGTGGTGCTGGTCTTCGTGCTCGTGGTGATCGCGATCGTCTCGCTGCTCGACCTGGGCATCGGCCAGCTGATGTTCAAGATCTTCGGCTGA
- a CDS encoding pyridoxal phosphate-dependent aminotransferase: MTSPETSPETSPETSPRSGQSTPAVDESLAAPASDRARIAARVAAIAESATLAVDGKAKALKAAGRPVIGFGAGEPDFPTPDYIVDAAAQACRDPRNHRYTPAGGLPELRKAIAAKTERDSGYEVTPAQVLVTNGGKQAIYEAFALLLDPGDEVLLPAPYWTTYPESIGLAGGVAVPVLADETQDYLVTVEQLEAARTPRTKVLLMCSPSNPSGAVYPVERLREIGGWAAENGLWVITDEIYEHLTYDGEKSASLPVLVPELADRCIVVNGVAKTYAMTGWRVGWLIGPTDVVKAGVNLQSHATGNVSNVAQRAALAAVSGDLSAAAEMRDAFDRRRRTIVELLSEVPGFTCPTPKGAFYAYPSVKGALGKLIRGRRPATSAELAELILEEVEVAVVPGEAFGTPGYLRFSYALGDDDLVEGVTRIQKLLSEAQN; encoded by the coding sequence ATGACCAGCCCCGAGACCAGCCCCGAGACGAGCCCTGAGACCAGCCCCAGGAGCGGGCAGTCCACGCCGGCCGTGGACGAGTCCCTCGCAGCACCCGCGAGCGACCGGGCCAGGATCGCCGCCCGGGTCGCGGCCATCGCCGAATCGGCCACGCTGGCGGTCGACGGAAAGGCGAAGGCACTGAAGGCGGCCGGGCGTCCCGTGATCGGGTTCGGCGCCGGCGAGCCCGACTTCCCCACCCCCGACTACATCGTCGACGCGGCCGCCCAGGCCTGCCGCGATCCGCGCAACCACCGCTACACCCCCGCCGGCGGACTGCCCGAGCTGCGCAAGGCGATCGCGGCGAAGACCGAGCGCGACTCCGGGTATGAGGTGACGCCGGCCCAGGTGCTCGTCACCAACGGCGGCAAGCAGGCGATCTACGAGGCGTTCGCACTGCTCCTGGACCCGGGCGACGAGGTGCTGCTGCCCGCGCCGTACTGGACCACCTACCCCGAGTCGATCGGCCTCGCCGGCGGCGTGGCGGTGCCGGTGCTCGCCGACGAGACCCAGGACTACCTCGTCACCGTCGAACAGCTGGAGGCCGCCCGCACCCCGCGGACCAAGGTCCTGCTGATGTGCTCGCCCTCCAACCCCAGTGGCGCGGTCTACCCCGTCGAGCGGCTGCGCGAGATCGGCGGCTGGGCCGCCGAGAACGGCCTGTGGGTGATCACCGACGAGATCTACGAACACCTCACCTATGACGGCGAGAAGTCCGCGTCCCTGCCGGTGCTGGTGCCCGAGCTCGCCGACCGCTGCATCGTGGTCAACGGCGTCGCCAAGACGTACGCCATGACCGGCTGGCGGGTCGGCTGGCTGATCGGCCCCACCGACGTGGTGAAGGCCGGCGTCAACCTGCAGTCCCACGCGACCGGCAACGTCAGCAACGTCGCGCAGCGAGCCGCACTCGCCGCGGTGTCGGGTGACCTCTCGGCGGCGGCGGAGATGCGGGACGCGTTCGACCGGCGCCGGCGCACCATCGTCGAGCTGCTCTCGGAGGTGCCCGGCTTCACCTGCCCCACGCCGAAGGGCGCGTTCTACGCCTACCCGTCGGTGAAGGGCGCGCTGGGCAAGCTGATCCGCGGCCGCCGGCCGGCCACCTCCGCCGAGCTGGCCGAGCTCATCCTGGAGGAGGTCGAGGTCGCGGTGGTTCCGGGCGAGGCGTTCGGCACGCCGGGCTACCTGCGGTTCTCGTACGCGCTCGGCGACGACGACCTGGTGGAGGGCGTCACCCGGATCCAGAAGCTGCTGTCCGAGGCGCAGAACTGA